One Papaver somniferum cultivar HN1 chromosome 10, ASM357369v1, whole genome shotgun sequence genomic window carries:
- the LOC113315397 gene encoding chloroplastic import inner membrane translocase subunit HP30-2-like codes for MNFKELENGYRNWVSKQSFPVQVTVSVSNAIRGAAFGGPVGAAAQVAGHIFPHHSLAIKSKAFLGTPMEEARVFAAARGINASIACVMKRIRGKEDVQTTMAAVLVS; via the coding sequence ATGAACTTCAAGGAATTAGAAAATGGATACCGTAATTGGGTTTCCAAACAATCTTTTCCTGTTCAAGTTACCGTTAGTGTATCCAATGCAATCCGAGGAGCTGCTTTCGGTGGTCCTGTAGGAGCCGCAGCCCAGGTTGCTGGTCACATCTTTCCACATCATTCACTTGCCATTAAATCGAAGGCTTTCCTCGGTACTCCAATGGAAGAAGCTCGTGTTTTCGCTGCTGCGCGGGGAATCAATGCCAGTATAGCTTGTGTGATGAAAAGAATTAGAGGGAAAGAGGATGTCCAGACTACGATGGCAGCGGTTCTTGTTTCTTGA